From a single Agrobacterium tumefaciens genomic region:
- a CDS encoding glutamate synthase-related protein, protein MSVTEQKFGLYDAAFEKSSCGVGFITRKDGVQTHDVLKRGHEALCAVPHRGGMSAEGVGDGAGVSLDLSLSFFRELTGQGALKAGRFGVGNFFLPQNPAFHGEAVGIIGSALKEQGFSVLLVRDVPVNDAAIRPAAIPYQLPIRQWVFSAPVECATLAEFDWRIHKALLAIEALAYTVPELAGFYPLSLSARTQVLKGRLNSQEVMPYFCDLTDPRHEVHTMYFHTRFSTNTDPHPSMAQPFRLMAHNGELNTDKKNRLSEAAVALAKNASIIRPKGQSDSCRLDQTLQARVMEDGLDLVTAVVSMMPPAWENDDTLSPGVKAMLEYFSLYEEKNDGPAALIFGDGTIIGARLDRLGLRPLRTVETEDYLCVMSEAGQIAFPAESVIRRGRIEAGGMLYYDHAERRAFSTVEALELLASQRDYSSLLSEARVMLGDLPEVPADKQGSPLRYNGDLERHQRYVAYSHNQESFKFLMDPMLASGAEKISAMGYGNAINALSDQEGGVAKYFSQRFAQVTNPPLDSIREADGMTLRVALGAKPNSGAAKARQIVVRSPILTHLDMLRIREQPETPVRRFEMLYTPIFDAADANEAALRQAIDGLCDEVAAFAAEQGGIAVITDRHVSAGRAALPMIMVVSAINQRLIEEGLRLRVSLIVESGQFSSSHHIAAGLGFGASAVYPLGVQFRAEEKFGAEADKAFKRFAKAAEKSLMKTMGKVGLCTAESYIGGEFFEPNFLDTNDPVLKRYFPNVKTPVGGVTFAVIAQAVADWHRKALSVKGENDIPLLGLFKERAEGAGHSYGTTAVRGFVDMTEEKIGFDKGTENEEALRLLPLNRLEDAFGLNDAAYYHNSFDRLTPEAIDAFEVTPGYRSFARMMAEERARRPAALRDVLELPADVTFAGSAEEFRREMGRFSRQGNNSFMVRGLRCEEAGDSAFRLQLIGPHGHELARLAALGQSLLDRFGDDIAGHWLEGGALMVQAKGEASTYLSLIRTAPDSIPLETVQKASEITKTLASGAMSHGALVAAAHEAVAHGTNMVGGMSNSGEGGEHISRYGTIRASRIKQFASGRFGVWAGYLADPMLEEIEIKIGQGAKPGEGGQLPSPKVTVEIAAARGGTPGVELVSPPPHHDTYSIEDLAQLIHDAKAARVRVIVKLVSSEGIGTIAVGVAKAGADVINVAGNTGGTGAAAVTSLKYTGRAAEIGIAEVHQALCATGLRAKVLLRCSGAHQTASDVVKSALLGGDSFEFGTTALMMLKCVMAKNCNIKCPAGLTTNQEAFNGDPRALAQYLMNIAHETREILAGLGIASLREARGRSDLLHLLDHPASVGQLDLRAMLAVVEEVKIDSPVYMEKDFALDDAFIDLVRSALVDSKRDNIELGGNRFLNNCNKSVGGQLAVDIERMLNHELSDEQLDALPAVKRDGRGRRFLEAGSVRIDTSGSAGQSFGAFCNDGMVMVHTGTCNDGVGKSACGGTIVVRSPGGGSQEAGGNVLVGNFALFGATGGRTFVEGQAGDRFAVRNSGATAVVEGVGDFACEYMTNGAVLNLGSFGKGFGNGMSGGFVYQYDPYGDLPKKVSHDSILLGSITGEDEQAAIHNQAVHQLLSLHVAETGSAKAAWLLENWESEQHNFVYGMPRALLLYQDSDEILKAKPRKELLEELASALAAHQLRKFKLAYRDRKAVLNGTVPGYGETDTEDMYALLNNYTVLSMAQAIALQRLPMASGPSDPAIEKAVRNLILTEDYALMQRLLKYAREALFDHSDEQLAVMIAAKRLDDYKQALARRNIWSVDSPGTYGWIIQQNRKNIEKIGRLPGFEELFAARAIPDLATASSQNRAA, encoded by the coding sequence TTGAGCGTGACGGAGCAAAAATTCGGCCTTTACGATGCGGCTTTTGAAAAAAGCAGCTGTGGCGTCGGTTTCATCACCCGCAAGGACGGCGTGCAGACGCATGATGTGCTGAAGCGCGGTCATGAGGCGCTCTGTGCCGTGCCGCATCGCGGCGGCATGTCGGCGGAAGGCGTTGGCGATGGTGCGGGCGTGTCGCTGGACCTGTCGCTCTCCTTTTTTCGTGAGCTGACGGGACAAGGTGCCCTCAAGGCCGGCCGGTTCGGCGTCGGCAATTTCTTTCTGCCGCAGAACCCGGCTTTCCACGGTGAGGCCGTCGGTATTATCGGCAGCGCCCTGAAAGAGCAGGGCTTTTCGGTCCTGCTGGTCCGCGATGTGCCGGTCAATGACGCGGCCATCCGTCCCGCCGCAATCCCCTACCAGTTACCGATCCGCCAATGGGTCTTTTCGGCACCAGTGGAATGCGCAACCCTTGCCGAGTTCGATTGGCGCATCCACAAGGCGCTGCTTGCCATCGAAGCGCTCGCTTACACCGTGCCGGAGCTTGCCGGTTTTTACCCTCTGTCGCTCAGCGCGCGCACGCAGGTGCTCAAGGGCCGTCTGAACTCCCAGGAGGTTATGCCCTATTTCTGCGATCTGACCGACCCGCGCCATGAAGTGCATACGATGTATTTCCACACGCGGTTCTCTACCAATACCGATCCGCACCCCTCCATGGCGCAGCCCTTCCGCCTGATGGCGCATAATGGTGAGCTGAACACCGACAAGAAGAACCGGCTGTCAGAAGCGGCGGTGGCGCTGGCGAAGAATGCCAGCATTATCCGGCCGAAGGGCCAGTCGGACAGCTGCCGTCTGGACCAGACATTGCAGGCGCGGGTGATGGAGGATGGTCTCGACCTCGTCACCGCCGTGGTCTCGATGATGCCGCCGGCCTGGGAAAACGACGACACCCTGTCGCCGGGTGTGAAGGCGATGCTGGAATATTTCTCGCTCTATGAAGAGAAAAACGACGGCCCCGCCGCGCTGATCTTCGGCGACGGCACTATCATTGGTGCACGTCTCGATCGCCTTGGCCTGCGCCCGCTGCGCACCGTCGAGACGGAAGACTATCTCTGTGTCATGTCTGAGGCAGGTCAGATCGCCTTTCCGGCGGAAAGCGTCATCCGCCGCGGCCGCATTGAGGCGGGCGGCATGCTCTATTACGATCATGCTGAGCGTCGTGCCTTTTCCACGGTCGAGGCGCTGGAGCTTCTGGCCTCGCAGCGGGACTATTCGTCGCTGCTATCTGAAGCGCGAGTGATGCTTGGTGATCTGCCGGAAGTGCCCGCCGACAAGCAAGGCTCACCGTTGCGCTATAATGGCGATCTGGAACGGCACCAGCGTTATGTCGCCTATTCGCACAATCAGGAAAGCTTCAAGTTCCTGATGGACCCGATGCTGGCCTCCGGTGCGGAAAAGATTTCAGCGATGGGGTACGGCAATGCCATCAACGCATTGTCCGATCAGGAAGGTGGGGTTGCGAAGTATTTCTCGCAACGTTTCGCGCAGGTCACCAACCCACCGCTCGACAGTATCCGTGAGGCCGATGGTATGACGCTACGCGTGGCGTTGGGCGCAAAGCCGAATAGCGGCGCGGCCAAGGCCCGCCAGATCGTCGTGCGGTCGCCGATCCTCACCCACCTCGACATGCTGCGCATTCGCGAGCAGCCCGAGACACCCGTTCGTCGTTTCGAGATGCTCTATACGCCGATCTTTGATGCGGCTGATGCCAATGAGGCAGCCCTTCGGCAAGCGATCGATGGCCTCTGCGACGAGGTTGCGGCTTTCGCAGCCGAGCAGGGCGGGATTGCCGTCATCACCGACCGGCATGTCTCGGCAGGCCGCGCGGCCTTGCCGATGATCATGGTCGTTTCCGCCATCAATCAGCGGCTGATCGAGGAAGGTCTGCGGCTACGTGTTTCCCTGATCGTCGAGAGCGGCCAGTTTTCCTCCTCCCATCATATCGCAGCCGGCCTCGGTTTCGGTGCTTCGGCGGTCTATCCGCTCGGCGTACAGTTCCGTGCGGAAGAGAAATTCGGCGCCGAGGCCGACAAGGCGTTCAAGCGCTTCGCCAAGGCGGCGGAAAAGTCGTTGATGAAGACCATGGGCAAAGTCGGCCTGTGCACGGCGGAAAGTTATATCGGCGGTGAGTTCTTCGAGCCGAATTTCCTCGACACCAACGATCCCGTCCTGAAGCGTTATTTCCCCAATGTGAAGACCCCGGTTGGTGGCGTCACCTTCGCCGTCATCGCGCAGGCTGTTGCGGACTGGCACCGCAAGGCGCTTTCGGTGAAGGGGGAGAACGACATTCCGCTGCTCGGTCTTTTCAAGGAACGCGCTGAAGGTGCCGGCCATTCTTATGGCACGACGGCAGTTCGCGGCTTCGTGGACATGACGGAGGAAAAGATCGGTTTCGACAAGGGAACCGAAAACGAGGAGGCTCTGCGCCTTCTGCCGCTTAACCGGCTGGAGGACGCTTTTGGTCTTAATGATGCGGCCTATTATCACAACAGCTTCGACCGGCTGACCCCGGAGGCCATCGACGCATTCGAGGTGACGCCCGGTTATCGTTCCTTTGCCCGTATGATGGCAGAAGAAAGGGCGCGCCGCCCGGCCGCCCTGCGCGATGTTCTGGAATTGCCGGCCGATGTGACCTTTGCCGGTTCGGCCGAAGAATTCCGCCGGGAAATGGGGCGGTTTTCCCGGCAGGGCAATAACAGCTTCATGGTGCGCGGATTGCGCTGCGAAGAGGCAGGAGACAGCGCGTTCCGGCTACAGCTGATCGGCCCACATGGTCATGAACTTGCCCGCCTCGCGGCACTCGGCCAGTCGCTGCTCGACCGTTTCGGTGACGATATCGCCGGCCATTGGCTGGAAGGTGGTGCGCTCATGGTGCAGGCGAAGGGAGAGGCATCCACTTATCTCTCACTTATCCGCACCGCACCGGATAGTATTCCGCTTGAGACCGTGCAAAAGGCAAGCGAGATCACCAAGACCCTCGCATCGGGTGCCATGAGCCATGGCGCGCTGGTTGCGGCCGCCCATGAGGCGGTTGCCCACGGCACCAACATGGTTGGTGGCATGTCCAATTCCGGCGAAGGCGGTGAGCATATCTCCCGTTACGGCACCATCCGTGCCTCGCGCATCAAGCAGTTCGCCTCCGGCCGCTTCGGTGTCTGGGCCGGTTATCTTGCCGATCCAATGCTGGAAGAGATCGAGATCAAGATCGGCCAGGGCGCAAAGCCGGGCGAGGGCGGGCAGTTGCCGTCTCCCAAGGTGACGGTGGAAATCGCGGCGGCACGCGGCGGCACGCCAGGCGTCGAACTCGTCTCGCCACCGCCGCATCACGATACCTATTCGATCGAAGATCTGGCCCAGCTCATTCACGACGCCAAGGCGGCGCGGGTGCGCGTCATCGTCAAGCTCGTGTCGTCGGAAGGCATAGGCACGATTGCAGTCGGCGTTGCCAAGGCTGGTGCCGACGTGATCAACGTTGCAGGCAATACCGGCGGCACTGGTGCGGCGGCCGTCACCAGCCTCAAATATACCGGCCGCGCGGCGGAAATCGGCATTGCCGAGGTGCATCAGGCACTCTGCGCCACCGGCCTTCGTGCCAAGGTGCTGTTGCGTTGTTCCGGCGCGCACCAGACGGCGAGCGACGTGGTGAAATCGGCGTTACTCGGCGGTGATAGTTTCGAATTCGGCACAACGGCGCTGATGATGCTGAAATGTGTGATGGCGAAGAACTGCAACATCAAGTGCCCGGCCGGTCTCACCACCAATCAGGAAGCCTTCAACGGCGATCCGCGGGCGCTGGCGCAATATCTCATGAACATCGCCCATGAAACGCGCGAGATTCTGGCCGGGCTTGGCATTGCCTCGCTGCGGGAAGCCCGTGGTCGTTCTGACCTTCTTCACCTCCTCGATCATCCGGCGAGCGTCGGCCAGCTTGACCTCCGGGCAATGCTTGCCGTGGTCGAAGAGGTGAAGATCGACAGCCCGGTCTATATGGAAAAGGACTTCGCACTCGACGATGCCTTCATCGATCTCGTGCGTTCGGCGTTGGTCGACAGCAAGCGAGACAATATCGAACTTGGCGGCAATCGTTTCCTCAACAATTGCAACAAGAGCGTCGGCGGCCAGCTCGCCGTCGATATCGAACGCATGCTGAACCACGAACTTTCCGATGAGCAGCTGGACGCGCTTCCGGCTGTCAAGCGGGATGGCCGTGGCCGCCGTTTTCTGGAAGCAGGTTCGGTGCGCATCGATACGTCAGGTTCCGCCGGTCAGTCCTTCGGCGCTTTCTGCAACGACGGCATGGTCATGGTGCATACCGGCACCTGCAATGACGGTGTCGGCAAAAGCGCTTGTGGCGGCACCATCGTCGTGCGCTCGCCCGGCGGCGGTTCGCAAGAGGCGGGTGGTAATGTGCTGGTCGGTAATTTCGCGCTGTTCGGCGCAACCGGCGGCCGCACCTTCGTGGAAGGGCAGGCGGGCGACCGTTTCGCAGTGCGTAATTCCGGCGCCACCGCCGTGGTCGAAGGCGTCGGCGATTTTGCCTGCGAATATATGACCAACGGCGCGGTTCTCAACCTCGGCAGTTTCGGCAAGGGTTTTGGTAACGGCATGAGCGGTGGCTTCGTCTATCAATATGATCCCTATGGCGATCTGCCGAAGAAGGTCAGCCATGATTCCATCCTGCTCGGCTCGATCACCGGTGAGGATGAACAGGCAGCGATCCACAATCAGGCAGTCCACCAGCTTCTGAGCCTGCATGTCGCAGAGACCGGCTCGGCCAAGGCGGCATGGCTTCTGGAAAACTGGGAAAGCGAACAGCATAATTTCGTCTACGGTATGCCGCGCGCCCTGCTGCTTTATCAGGACAGCGACGAAATCCTCAAAGCAAAGCCCCGCAAGGAATTGCTGGAGGAACTGGCCTCGGCACTTGCCGCCCATCAGCTGCGCAAGTTCAAGCTCGCCTATCGCGACCGCAAGGCTGTCTTGAACGGAACAGTGCCGGGTTATGGCGAGACGGATACAGAAGACATGTATGCGCTGCTTAATAACTACACCGTGTTGAGCATGGCGCAGGCCATCGCCCTGCAACGGTTGCCGATGGCATCCGGCCCTTCTGATCCCGCCATCGAAAAGGCTGTGCGCAATCTCATCCTCACGGAAGATTACGCGCTGATGCAGCGGCTGCTGAAATATGCCCGCGAAGCGCTTTTCGACCATAGCGACGAACAGCTTGCGGTGATGATCGCGGCCAAGCGGCTCGATGATTACAAGCAGGCGCTGGCACGCCGGAACATATGGTCGGTGGACAGCCCAGGCACCTATGGCTGGATCATTCAGCAGAACAGGAAAAACATCGAGAAGATCGGCCGCCTGCCGGGCTTCGAGGAGCTTTTCGCCGCTCGAGCCATTCCAGACCTTGCCACCGCATCCAGCCAGAACAGGGCAGCATGA
- a CDS encoding diflavin oxidoreductase, with protein MMKIPYIPQDAPFNGDQRAWLAGFLAGLHSRTAISLETSVASAAPKATASLLNILVGTQTGNAEALAMDIAAAARTQGMQPVVTALDDVSMDSLGSMKRVIVVTSTYGEGEMPDNAQLFWEALAADGAPRLDEMNFAVLALGDTGYDGFCQAGKLIDTRFEQLGGKRMKTRIDCDIDFEDAAAAWIGETLPLALAIDGGNAAAVTPVVAEPPARVKQGWGRKNPYSSRVSVNRLLSGPASSKEIRHYEFDLGASGLDYEAGDALGVVPLNDPKLVGALLDCFGASADGEVAGLDRPVGDALLNMFEISTPSRELVAEIGKRAGYDELSHILANGDREQLAAFLWSKDILDLLNLGGKPIFDLAEFVTFLKPLQHRAYSISSSPLVAENSVHLTIASVRYRAEGRERGGVCSTYLADRVEANQNAGIFVSPNKAFRVPQNNDAPVIMVGPGTGIAPFRAFLQERQARGANGRNWLFFGDQHRQTDFIYENELGKMSRDGVLTRLDLAFSRDQAEKIYVQTRMRQNGKALYQWLEEGGYFYVCGDATRMAKDVDDALHQIVADEAGISAEAASDYVNRLKREKRYLRDVY; from the coding sequence ATGATGAAGATACCTTACATTCCACAGGATGCGCCGTTTAACGGCGACCAGCGCGCCTGGCTCGCCGGTTTTCTGGCCGGGCTCCACTCCCGCACCGCCATCAGCCTCGAGACATCGGTGGCCTCTGCTGCCCCCAAGGCGACGGCCAGCCTGCTGAACATCCTTGTCGGCACCCAGACTGGCAACGCCGAGGCCTTGGCGATGGATATCGCTGCCGCTGCCCGCACCCAGGGCATGCAGCCCGTGGTAACGGCGCTGGACGACGTTTCCATGGACAGTCTCGGCTCCATGAAGCGGGTCATCGTGGTCACCTCGACCTATGGCGAAGGCGAGATGCCTGACAATGCCCAGCTGTTCTGGGAAGCGCTTGCCGCCGATGGTGCACCGCGATTGGATGAGATGAATTTCGCTGTTCTTGCACTCGGCGATACCGGTTATGACGGCTTCTGCCAGGCGGGCAAGCTTATCGATACGCGCTTTGAACAGCTCGGCGGCAAGCGCATGAAGACGCGTATTGACTGCGATATCGATTTTGAGGATGCCGCCGCCGCCTGGATCGGCGAGACGCTGCCGCTTGCCCTCGCCATCGATGGCGGCAATGCAGCCGCGGTGACGCCTGTGGTCGCCGAGCCGCCGGCACGGGTAAAACAGGGCTGGGGTCGCAAGAACCCCTATTCGTCACGGGTGAGCGTCAATCGCCTCCTTTCCGGGCCGGCCTCGTCCAAGGAGATTCGTCATTACGAATTCGATCTTGGCGCGAGCGGCCTCGACTATGAGGCCGGTGATGCACTTGGTGTGGTCCCCCTCAACGATCCGAAACTGGTCGGTGCTCTGCTCGATTGCTTTGGAGCGAGTGCGGATGGCGAGGTCGCCGGGCTCGACCGGCCGGTTGGCGATGCGCTTCTGAACATGTTCGAGATATCGACGCCTTCGCGTGAGTTGGTGGCCGAAATCGGCAAGCGCGCAGGATATGACGAGTTGAGCCATATCCTTGCCAACGGAGACAGGGAGCAGCTTGCCGCCTTTCTCTGGAGCAAGGATATTCTCGATCTGCTCAATCTCGGCGGAAAGCCCATATTCGATCTTGCCGAATTCGTGACCTTCCTGAAGCCGCTGCAGCATCGCGCTTACTCCATCTCCTCCAGCCCACTGGTTGCGGAAAACAGCGTGCATCTGACGATCGCCAGCGTGCGTTATCGTGCCGAAGGCCGCGAGCGTGGCGGCGTATGCTCCACCTATCTGGCGGATCGGGTGGAAGCCAACCAGAATGCCGGGATTTTCGTTTCGCCCAACAAGGCATTCCGCGTGCCGCAGAATAATGACGCGCCTGTCATCATGGTCGGACCGGGCACGGGCATCGCGCCTTTCCGGGCCTTTCTGCAGGAACGGCAGGCAAGGGGTGCAAACGGCAGGAACTGGCTGTTCTTTGGCGACCAGCACCGTCAGACGGATTTCATCTACGAAAACGAGCTTGGCAAGATGAGCCGTGATGGCGTGCTGACGCGCCTCGACCTTGCCTTCTCGCGGGATCAGGCGGAAAAGATCTATGTCCAGACCCGCATGCGCCAGAACGGCAAGGCGCTTTATCAATGGCTCGAAGAAGGCGGATATTTCTACGTCTGCGGTGATGCGACCCGCATGGCGAAGGATGTAGATGACGCCCTGCACCAGATCGTCGCCGACGAAGCCGGCATTTCTGCTGAAGCGGCAAGCGATTATGTGAACCGGTTGAAGCGCGAAAAGCGTTATCTGCGTGACGTCTATTAG
- a CDS encoding TadE/TadG family type IV pilus assembly protein translates to MMAGLMAAVANGRLRFTALVTRFVKDRRGVGAVEFAILFPILLALYVTSFELTIGYNTYKRASSASATINDLISKTSSVDKTYLKNMQNVAAAVFAPYSTNGLKLKISGVTIDKQKQAKIAWSWDENDQRPYAVGSAVAVPTRLLIENSFLIHVELSIQHELLMFMPDIASSGVRSITIGRDYFFKQRDAEVTCTNC, encoded by the coding sequence ATGATGGCAGGGCTGATGGCCGCCGTCGCGAACGGCAGACTTCGTTTTACAGCACTCGTCACACGCTTCGTAAAAGATCGCCGTGGTGTGGGCGCTGTGGAATTCGCAATTCTCTTCCCGATATTGCTCGCCCTTTACGTGACATCCTTCGAGCTGACCATCGGTTACAATACCTATAAGCGAGCAAGCAGCGCTTCAGCGACGATCAACGACCTGATCTCCAAAACGAGCTCCGTCGACAAGACTTATCTCAAAAACATGCAGAATGTTGCGGCGGCTGTCTTCGCGCCTTACAGCACGAATGGTTTGAAGCTGAAGATCAGCGGCGTAACGATTGACAAGCAGAAACAAGCGAAAATTGCCTGGTCCTGGGATGAGAACGACCAGAGACCATATGCGGTGGGATCGGCAGTGGCGGTTCCAACCCGCCTGCTCATCGAAAACAGCTTTCTCATTCACGTCGAGCTTTCCATCCAGCATGAGTTGCTGATGTTCATGCCCGACATCGCCTCGTCCGGCGTAAGGTCGATCACCATCGGCCGTGATTATTTCTTCAAGCAGCGCGATGCGGAGGTCACCTGCACCAATTGCTGA
- a CDS encoding TadE/TadG family type IV pilus assembly protein encodes MRLARLTPLLKKFGVSREGTAAIEFAILAIPYFLVVFAIIETFIALMAEQVVVNATETMARRLRTGQISSSISKEDFRKSFCNEVSVMITCSADEIKTEQKLYIDLRSFPAFKDIPTTVPLKAYGEYYDLDTAQFGFKPGGPETINMLRVYYRWRVIADIIRPYLTKIRPADGSMPSHFLIVATDAFVNEKYTTSGGS; translated from the coding sequence ATGCGACTGGCCAGACTGACGCCATTGCTGAAAAAATTCGGGGTCTCGCGCGAAGGGACAGCGGCCATTGAATTCGCGATTCTCGCCATTCCCTATTTCCTCGTCGTTTTTGCGATTATTGAGACTTTCATCGCCCTGATGGCGGAACAGGTCGTCGTGAATGCCACGGAAACCATGGCGAGGCGTCTGCGCACCGGGCAGATCAGCAGTTCGATTTCGAAAGAGGATTTTCGCAAGAGCTTCTGCAACGAAGTCTCGGTGATGATCACCTGCTCTGCGGATGAGATCAAAACCGAACAAAAACTCTATATCGACCTTCGCTCCTTTCCCGCCTTCAAGGACATACCCACGACGGTGCCACTGAAGGCTTACGGCGAATATTACGATCTCGACACGGCGCAATTCGGCTTCAAGCCGGGCGGACCGGAAACGATCAACATGCTGCGCGTTTATTATCGCTGGCGTGTCATCGCCGATATCATCCGACCTTATCTTACAAAAATACGTCCAGCTGACGGGTCTATGCCCTCGCATTTCCTTATCGTCGCGACCGACGCTTTCGTGAACGAGAAATACACCACAAGCGGGGGCTCATGA
- the fabI gene encoding enoyl-ACP reductase FabI, with amino-acid sequence MNGIMQGKRGLIMGVANNHSIAWGISKALAAQGAELAFTYQGEALGKRVKPLAAELGSDFIVPCDVEDIASVDALFAAIREKWGSLDFVVHAIGFSDKNELKGLYANTTRDNFSRTMVISCFSFTEIAKRAAELMTNGGSMLTLTYNGSQRVIPNYNVMGVAKAALEASVRYLAADYGPRDIRVNAISAGPVRTLAGAGISDARAIYAWNQKNAPLRRTADIEDIGGSALYLLSNLSRGVTGECHYVDCGYNITSTPTLEVLSRADAE; translated from the coding sequence ATGAACGGCATCATGCAGGGTAAACGCGGCCTCATCATGGGCGTCGCAAACAATCACTCCATCGCCTGGGGTATTTCCAAGGCACTTGCGGCGCAGGGCGCGGAACTGGCCTTCACCTATCAGGGCGAAGCGCTTGGCAAACGCGTAAAACCGCTTGCCGCAGAACTCGGTTCCGACTTCATCGTGCCTTGCGATGTCGAGGACATCGCCTCTGTGGACGCGCTTTTTGCGGCAATCCGCGAAAAATGGGGCTCGCTGGATTTCGTCGTGCACGCCATCGGCTTTTCCGACAAGAATGAGCTGAAGGGTCTCTACGCGAACACAACCCGCGACAATTTCAGCCGCACCATGGTCATTTCCTGCTTCTCATTTACGGAAATCGCCAAGCGTGCCGCCGAACTGATGACGAATGGCGGCTCGATGCTGACGCTGACCTATAATGGTTCGCAACGCGTCATCCCGAACTACAACGTCATGGGCGTCGCCAAGGCGGCACTCGAAGCGTCCGTGCGTTATCTCGCTGCCGATTACGGCCCGCGCGATATTCGCGTCAACGCCATCTCGGCTGGCCCGGTCCGCACGCTGGCGGGCGCCGGCATTTCCGACGCCCGTGCTATTTACGCATGGAACCAGAAGAACGCGCCGCTGAGGCGTACGGCGGATATCGAGGATATCGGCGGATCGGCGCTTTACCTGCTGTCCAACCTGTCGCGCGGCGTAACCGGCGAATGCCATTATGTGGACTGCGGTTATAACATCACCTCGACACCCACGCTCGAGGTTCTCTCCAGGGCGGATGCAGAATAA
- the fabB gene encoding beta-ketoacyl-ACP synthase I translates to MRRVVVTGLGIVSSIGGDAAEVTASLRDAKSGISFSPDFAEHGFKCQVWGKPSLDPTDLVDRRAMRFLSQGGAWNHVAMKQAIADSGLEESDISGNERTGIIMGSGGPSTRTIVEAADITLKNNSPKRIGPFAVPKAMSSTASATLATWFKIHGVNYSISSACSTSAHCIGNAAEMIQWGKQDVMFAGGHEDLDWSMSNLFDAMGAMSSKYNETPSLASRAYDVNRDGFVIAGGAGVLVLEELEHAKARGAKIYAEIVGYGATSDGYDMVAPSGEGAIRCMRQALATVKGDIDYINTHGTSTPVGDSKEIGAIREVFGDRIPHIQSTKSLTGHSLGAAGVQESIYGLLMMQERFIGESAHISELDPEFAGVPIVRSRIDNAKIDTILSNSFGFGGTNATLVFQRHNG, encoded by the coding sequence ATGAGACGAGTTGTTGTCACCGGCCTCGGTATTGTTTCTTCCATCGGCGGTGATGCCGCTGAAGTCACCGCATCGTTGCGCGATGCCAAATCCGGCATTTCATTTTCGCCGGATTTTGCCGAACACGGTTTCAAATGCCAGGTCTGGGGCAAACCGTCTCTCGACCCGACCGATCTGGTCGACCGCCGCGCCATGCGCTTCCTGTCGCAGGGCGGCGCGTGGAACCATGTCGCCATGAAACAGGCGATCGCCGATTCCGGTCTCGAAGAGAGCGACATCAGCGGCAATGAACGCACCGGCATCATCATGGGTTCGGGCGGTCCTTCCACCCGCACCATCGTTGAAGCGGCCGATATCACGCTGAAGAACAACAGCCCGAAGCGTATCGGCCCCTTCGCAGTGCCGAAGGCCATGTCGTCCACCGCGTCCGCGACACTCGCCACCTGGTTCAAGATCCACGGCGTCAACTATTCGATCTCGTCAGCCTGCTCCACCTCGGCGCATTGCATCGGCAACGCCGCCGAGATGATCCAGTGGGGCAAGCAGGATGTGATGTTTGCAGGCGGCCACGAAGACCTCGACTGGTCGATGTCCAACCTCTTCGACGCCATGGGCGCAATGTCGTCCAAATATAACGAAACGCCTTCCCTCGCTTCGCGGGCCTATGACGTTAATCGCGACGGCTTCGTCATCGCTGGCGGCGCTGGCGTGCTGGTTCTCGAAGAGCTGGAACATGCAAAGGCGCGTGGTGCGAAGATTTACGCCGAGATCGTCGGTTACGGGGCAACCTCCGACGGTTACGACATGGTGGCTCCATCAGGCGAAGGCGCGATCCGCTGCATGCGGCAGGCACTCGCCACCGTCAAGGGCGACATCGACTACATCAATACCCACGGCACCTCGACGCCGGTTGGCGACAGCAAGGAAATCGGTGCGATCCGGGAAGTCTTCGGCGACAGGATCCCGCATATCCAGTCGACCAAGTCCCTCACGGGCCATTCGCTCGGTGCGGCCGGCGTGCAGGAATCGATCTACGGCCTGTTGATGATGCAGGAACGCTTCATCGGCGAAAGCGCACATATTTCCGAACTTGACCCGGAATTTGCGGGCGTTCCGATCGTTCGCAGCCGCATCGACAACGCCAAGATCGACACCATCCTTTCCAATTCCTTCGGCTTCGGCGGCACCAACGCCACGCTGGTCTTCCAGCGTCATAACGGATAA